A genomic region of Monomorium pharaonis isolate MP-MQ-018 unplaced genomic scaffold, ASM1337386v2 scaffold_613, whole genome shotgun sequence contains the following coding sequences:
- the LOC105835591 gene encoding serine-protein kinase ATM isoform X2, which translates to MSRLSERIADILKLADSTRVTDKRRCISELLDLYQNDDVLQEICQNTERKAQGKANWPYLIYTAHKLITEEAEKPGKETNAKNNDRQSLSNFVIDTIRRANERSAVFLRSSDIVAMILQILDSKVYVHYQDTYLRILVKYILPKSINHRNITADQWRDLLIACTKLYGKAHLQNHKVLDGLQMIVDYSFPHTNLLPHVKNMLLFLENVFENVKASNDEQLMECFYKLSSSVCKQITTESKIALCKFSESISMDILRLNGSEEKYRLLLIFLQIHHPGGISSHDDGAYAFDWDKWRSLLRSMFQLIQENCKLDVQWCSFIQFASEVIKQIMDNSASFTCSLEGFYSQAKRRRTMNKIENIVDLVTESNPEEVWPLLRILTETLRKYPQCLRSQDLAPLLQRLTELAVSRDESIMNNLYNLAAVLMENEMSNEEEMQDATIHWSKIWDMLLRSLGANQNEESGHLLIRRFIRYNRIPNANALLRLYLTKAIRWSLNSVHTLRRLCERISLPVDASTSVLDSSPSMMMAPICDRTRLLEWLLNMPWQKLATRLSVDAIEDICTLSVNLVLSSRHRQNTRMEQKSLQSRKEAHTTTFVPHRDIHLTDLSQLCHASLIFKVELLVSSKDERVVRDSGIVLSDTGSPVAYVQEVLNFLRKQMHDFIREEDDNDENKNTFEVYMILMKLAFVARLLSALKQLGILTMEDTGSYGLLINVMEKQLKSSFEILTKIDWTRCKNVYLFSITKALRMLYGATYDTEIAKIIVSASTVDMIRNIFDLMNLDDNYCSYDYYEDNAQGRRRRSYNTCLETSNPNPSLPREGAIRLYIVEALSSFCALHIDKDIDCCKSMLQKKIMHNLLTLQQDFTSHVDSRISLTILESLATRDHDEIHRECADEPLEFLMELCQKGCKDEKSLRQLLHLLPYFFEYSIKRGYSPRLIIQTLEQLHKRIYKRNYSVLVHTSYMKCACSCVQIDPDFSWSHVGVSDNNDDVLMILNSILSYIDDALFVLRSQAVRCLQELLSLRNIAYKWKERIFVKVEETVFKLLDETAQQSNSNSRNNSLIESQLQDERETRTVTALIALASIVCASGVLQGRALCALLRLTTEKEVNVQMVRKVLLAAARHTTTYVSLIEDNLNYLLTSWIEDAHCLLQSFPWTLVGCETINEFFKKNINCIVPVLLRTSDIDEAMSFCTNHAGVAFNQVFEDAFPSCFVWLISRAVVFDSPAVETMRKMINNTDEFADTRSFNHLFRSRLQDVLIELIRRLHDEGDFSRVLSISSGCFPAMDPPHFSRDMLNLCFNYLESHNLLNTRVLVVQQPATLQKTLLQLASAVHLSRSREDKLKRLHQYTYFCLRLTHDFANPVFNEMAAFLIRDICYSLLHLIRNGGDGDETLVTACCRFLNLFLRQALPTRAAEVQDVLRFIVANLIGLAQSKTSSVSEIATSLLRFLVVEQKDVLREAIAKLGSFPNHEVFRDARKAHNTIRSEDGSALRLEDELERFLDAMSEENAECTLEDLTNFTQQLSMRKSELRELHRKLERPYPEDGASILHRLIFKLIKLTESPNPCVSMEATKCLGEIGPMDSTVALRPAGSLVRKEDDPIEALTYRSVAMLTSFLVENSVELRKVSADALYAVLSTSYGRELVENSKDLSNVLECAPLKIDYIRPFIHGRYVKQTSFHVDTTRFRTIMNPENTLWTVQNGDSYAEWIIKVTCNIAECFADSYLENLLSVCRLSVEFCELILPRIVYLVIHANDSFINAMCDCVNQFFRKHFALNEPETTTASPTSKGDSCDQKIVRRMLDIVNHVRAQLPDGTILRLNYIYLARAAHKCSAYYTALLFAQLACELISSDYPDFSNDPRIDYIYERQPEIGRVLQNIMLDTYLNISDPDAKSGAGSSHLLDHDSRVQYYARINRWDEVMLAQDIELSNHSSVANARLEMANALHHSGLQFLQWQFLGNNLDEKFSYECAWRLGKWNLPVNVANYNDFQSHQLRLESLENAFHVHHYHALKCFHENDRRSIDRAIECGRMSVINELRVISPESSKTVNQILSQLRLLREIEQLNWAADLPEERYPQILRRWNEHEISSTGQFDYVEPILWQRITMFRIRESLRTNVNVQKAFFATCLGLAKVAETQGNFSVATRALRTLQMHQNLPVNLKNQLVYQESLLAWMNNEQVIARRLLRTLIEKKNPRPDLKAKALRVYGDWMAETKSENPQAVIQKYYLISIEISEAIDEQTPDVVKNLHDTQVALARFADAQYQQITAYMNSPTFEALKEYAHSNTNKVVQAQMMKNQDLRKAVIIDQKQSTNDAAELKNIEQERHNYLAQALKYYLKTLCSSEEHNLLIFRLVALWLDNMYDDKVNEELLDELDTVPSFKFVPLVPQLAAHISNDFKQQRSFSARIFRILERCALEHPYHTLPVVLALKNLHSDNEYESGPSTVAKKEERRVLGAKKLLSRITDSSVRTIVHEMENLSRALLSFAYWQPKGTCQSNKRFPIARDQPISKIKNLNNVLLPTLSLLVRPSCNYVNVIGIHSYKDSCEFVGGVTAPKKIICVGTDGVQRRQLVKGKDDLRQDAVMQQVFTVINTLLRTCKETQRRNLRIRTYKVVPLTQRSGVLEWCDNTVPIAATLVYTNSDAPGLHKKYYPQDLTAKAAREKLMKVAQESNEVKLRIFLECCKRMKPAFHHFFEEKYRSPETWVERTLTYTRSVATTSIAGYILGLGDRHLSNILIDEHTAEVVHIDFGVAFEQGKVLPLPETIPFRLTRDIEVAMGVSGIEGTMRRSCEVTMTMLRDQRQIIITLLQVLLYDPLFTWAITPEKACKMQSDVVKRFLENSGRAPVETNTIAKRALLRIEQKLQGTEDGLVSSVPGQVERLLQEARDPANLCRVYCGWQPYL; encoded by the exons TACAGAGAGAAAAGCTCAGGGAAAGGCCAACTGGCCTTATCTCATATACACTGCCCATAAACTGATTACTGAA gAAGCAGAGAAGCCTGGTAAAGAAACAAATGCTAAGAATAATGACAGACAGTCTCTCAGTAATTTCGTGATTGACACAATTCGCCGAGCCAATGAGAGGTCAGCTGTGTTCCTGAGAAGCAGTGACATAGTTGCTATGATACTGCAGATATTAGATTCTAAAGTTTATGTGCATTATCAGGATACATATCTAAGGATATTGGTGAAATATATACTGCCCAAGAGTATAAATCACAGAAATATCACGGCAGATCAATGGAGAGATCTATTGATTGCTTGCACCAAGCTGTATGGGAAAGCACACCTCCAAAACCACAAAGTGTTAGATGGATTGCAAATGATTGTCGATTACTCTTTCCCACACACAAATTTACTTCCTCACGTGAAGAATATGCTGTTGTTTTTAG aAAACGTTTTCGAAAATGTCAAAGCAAGCAACGACGAGCAATTAATGGAGTGTTTCTACAAACTGAGCAGCAGTGTGTGCAAGCAGATTACAACGGAATCCAAAATTGCACTCTGCAAGTTCAGCGAGAGCATATCAATGGATATTTTACGTTTGAACGGTTCTGAGGAAAAGTACAGACTGTTATTGATCTTTCTACAGATTCACCATCCAGGGGGTATCTCCAGTCACGACGATGGCGCTTACGCATTTGATTGGGACAAGTGGAGAAGCTTGTTACGTAGCATGTTTCAGCTTATTCAGGAGAACTGCAAATTGGATGTGCAATGGTGCAGTTTCATCCAATTTGCCAGCGaag TTATAAAACAGATAATGGACAACTCGGCAAGTTTTACTTGTTCCCTCGAGGGCTTTTATTCTCAAGCCAAACGCAGACGAACAATgaacaaaattgaaaacattGTTGACCTGGTAACAGAAAGTAATCCTGAGGAAGTGTGGCCGTTATTAAGAATTCTGACAGAAACATTAAGAAAGTATCCCCAATGTCTGAGGTCACAAGATCTCGCACCTTTGCTGCAACGTTTGACGGAGCTCGCTGTGTCTCGAGACGAGTctattatgaataatttgtataatctGGCTGCTGTCCTCATGGAAAACGAGATGTCTAATGAAGAGGAAATGCAGGATGCTACAATTCACTGGAGCAAGATATGGGACATGCTACTTAG ATCTCTCGGAGCAAATCAAAACGAGGAATCGGGCCATTTGTTAATTCGCCGTTTTATAAGATACAATAGGATACCGAATGCTAATGCTCTCCTCAGATTGTACCTGACCAAAGCGATACGCTGGTCGCTGAATAGCGTGCACACGCTACGACGGCTGTGCGAGCGTATCTCTTTACCAGTGGACGCGTCCACGTCGGTACTGGATTCATCACCTTCGATGATGATGGCGCCAATCTGTGACAGGACGCGCCTGTTAGAATGGCTATTGAACATGCCATGGCAGAAGCTGGCAACGCGACTGTCCGTCGATGCTATCGAGGACATCTGCACGTTATCGGTAAACCTCGTTTTGAGCTCTCGTCACAGACAGAACACCAGGATGGAGCAGAAATCCTTGCAGAGTCGCAAGGAGGCGCATACAACCACTTTTGTACCACATCGAGATATCCATTTGACTGACCTCTCGCAGCTTTGTCACGCGTCTTTAATATTCAAGGTGGAGTTGTTAGTGAGTTCGAAAGACGAGCGCGTTGTACGAGATTCCGGAATAGTACTGTCCGACACTGGAAGTCCTGTCGCCTATGTGCAGGAGGTGCTCAACTTTCTGAGAAAGCAGATGCATGACTTTATTCGAGAAGAGGATGACAAcgacgaaaataaaaatacatttgaagTTTATATGATACTAATGAAACTAGCGTTTGTGGCGAGACTGCTGTCCGCTCTGAAGCAGCTTGGTATTCTTACAATGGAGGATACCGGCAGTTATGGTTTACTAATCAATGTGATGGAAAAGCAATTGAAAAGTAGCTTCGAAATTCTGACGAAAATTGACTGGACCAg GTGCAAAAACGTGTATTTGTTCAGCATAACTAAGGCACTGAGAATGCTCTATGGAGCGACCTACGATACGGAAATTGCTAAAATAATCGTATCAGCCTCTACAGTGGACATGATAAGAAACATATTTGATCTGATGAATCTAGATGACAATTATTGTAGTTACGATTATTACGAAGATAACGCTCAG GGAAGACGCAGACGTTCATACAACACATGTCTAGAGACGTCGAACCCGAATCCGAGTCTACCGCGCGAGGGCGCGATTCGCCTGTACATCGTGGAGGCCTTATCATCTTTTTGCGCTTTGCATATCGACAAGGACATCGACTGCTGCAAGTCCATGTTACAGAAGAAGATAATGCACAATCTGCTGACCCTGCAGCAAGACTTTACGAGCCACGTGGACTCCAGGATATCGTTGACAATCCTCGAGTCGCTCGCCACGCGCGATCACGACGAGATCCACCGAGAATGCGCGGATGAACCACTGGAATTTCTGATGGAATTATGCCAAAAGGGTTGTAAAGACGAGAAATCGTTGCGACAGCTGTTGCATCTACTGccatatttctttgaatactCAATCAAACGCGGTTATTCGCCCAGACTAATCATCCAAACGCTCGAGCAGCTTCACAAGCGCATCTACAAACGAAACTACAGCGTTCTCGTGCATACGAGCTATATGAAGTGCGCGTGCAGCTGCGTACAAATCGATCCAGACTTCTCGTGGAGTCACGTTGGCGTTTCTGATAACAACGATGACGTTCTGATGATACTTAACAGCATCCTCAGTTACATCGACGATGCGCTCTTTGTGCTCCGTTCACAAGCGGTGCGATGCTTGCAGGAGCTGCTGTCCCTTAGAAATATCGCTTACAAATGGAAGGAACGGATTTTCGTCAAAGTAGAGGAAACTGTGTTCAAACTGCTTGATGAGACAGCTCAACAATCGAATTCCAATTCGCGAAA TAACAGTTTGATAGAGAGTCAACTGCAGGATGAAAGGGAAACCAGGACGGTCACCGCGTTGATCGCGTTAGCCTCCATAGTATGTGCCAGTGGAGTTCTTCAAGGTCGCGCCCTGTGTGCGTTATTGCGATTGACAACGGAAAAGGAGGTGAATGTGCAGATGGTGCGGAAGGTCCTCTTGGCAGCAGCACGGCACACGACGACATACGTGTCACTCATTGAGGATAACTTAAACTATCTGCTTACTTCCTGGATTGAAGACGCCCATTGTCTATTGCAAAGCTTTCCGTGGACGCTCGTGG GATGCGAGACTATCAACGAGttctttaaaaagaatatcaaCTGTATCGTCCCAGTTCTGTTGCGTACCTCAGATATTGACGAAGCCATGTCCTTCTGCACAAATCATGCCGGTGTGGCTTTCAACCAGGTCTTCGAGGATGCTTTTCCATCCTGCTTTGTGTGGCTTATATCACGTGCCGTTGTATTCGACAGTCCGGCTGTCGAAACGATGCGCAAGATGATAAATAACACGGACGAGTTCGCGGACACGCGCAGTTTCAATCATCTGTTCCGTTCTCGCTTGCAGGACGTTCTTATAGAACTGATACGGCGATTGCATGATGAGGGCGACTTTAGCCGCGTTCTCTCGATTTCATCCGGATGCTTTCCGGCGATGGATCCGCCACACTTCTCGCGAGACATGCTAAATCTCTGCTTCAATTATCTAGAATCACACAATCTCCTGAACACGCGCGTGCTGGTCGTCCAGCAACCAGCGACACTACAGAAAACGCTATTGCAGCTCGCGAGCGCCGTGCACTTATCGCGCTCCCGCGAGGACAAGCTCAAGCGGCTGCATCAGTACACGTACTTCTGCTTACGGTTGACGCACGATTTCGCAAATCCTGTCTTCAACGAGATGGCCGCGTTCCTGATTCGGGACATCTGCTACAGCCTGTTGCATCTGATTAGAAATggtggcgacggcgacgagacGCTCGTCACGGCATGCTGCAGGTTTCTAAACCTGTTTCTGAGACAAGCTCTGCCAACGAGAGCCGCGGAAGTCCAGGATGTTCTTCGGTTTATCGTGGCAAACTTGATCGGCCTGGCGCAATCGAAAACGAGCAGCGTCAGTGAGATCGCCACGAGTCTGCTCAGATTTCTCGTGGTAGAGCAAAAAGACGTGCTACGAGAGGCCATTGCGAAACTCGGCTCGTTCCCGAATCACGAGGTTTTCCGGGATGCAAGGAAAGCCCATAACACTATCAGATCGGAGGATGGATCCGCACTACGTCTTGAGGATGAATTGGAGCGATTCTTGGACGCTATGAGCGAAGAGAACGCTGAGTGCACGCTCGAAGATCTTACAAATTTCACGCAACAGCTGTCGATGAGAAAAAGCGAGCTGCGAGAACTGCATCGAAAGTTGGAAAGACCGTATCCCGAGGATGGTGCTAGTATTCTGCATCGGTTAATATTCAa aCTCATCAAGCTAACGGAGTCACCTAATCCATGCGTGTCGATGGAAGCTACCAAGTGCCTTGGCGAGATAGGCCCGATGGATTCTACAGTAGCTCTACGACCTGCTGGAAGTCTCGTCCGAAAAGAGGATGATCCAATAGAAGCTCTGACCTATCGGTCGGTCGCGATGTTAACGAGCTTTCTCGTGGAGAACTCGGTTGAACTTCGCAAg GTGAGCGCCGATGCCCTTTACGCAGTGCTATCAACCTCCTATGGCCGTGAACTGGTTGAGAACTCGAAGGATCTATCAAATGTCCTCGAGTGCGCGCCTTTGAAGATTGACTACATTCGACCGTTTATTCACGGCCGTTACGTCAAACAGACGTCTTTCCACGTAGATACCACGAGATTTCGCACCATCATGAATCCAGAAAACACGCTGTGGACCGTCCAGAACGGCGACAGTTACGCGGAATGGATCATCAAAGTTACTTGTAACATTGCCGAGTGCTTCGCGGATTCCTACTTGGAGAATCTTCTCTCGGTCTGTCGCCTCAGCGTCGAATTTTGCGAGCTGATTCTGCCAAGAATCGTTTACCTCGTCATCCATGCAAACGACAGCTTTATCAATGCCATGTGCGATTGCGTCAATCAATTcttcag GAAACACTTTGCGCTTAATGAACCGGAGACCACCACTGCGTCACCAACATCGAAAGGCGACAGCTGCGACCAGAAGATCGTACGTCGCATGCTGGACATAGTGAACCACGTGCGTGCCCAGCTACCGGATGGTACGATCCTAAGGCTCAACTACATCTATCTAGCGAGAGCGGCGCACAAATGCTCCGCGTACTATACAGCCCTACTGTTCGCGCAACTCGCCTGCGAATTGATCTCGTCGGACTATCCGGACTTCAGCAATGATCCGAGGATCGATTACATCTACGAACGGCAGCCGGAGATCGGTCGGGTGTTGCAAAACATTATGCTGGACACCTATTTGAACATCAGTGATCCGGATGCGAAATCTGGCGCAGGATCGTCACACTTACTCGATCACGACTCTCGCGTGCAATACTACGCCCGTATCAATCGCTGGGACGAGGTCATGCTCGCACAGGATATCGAGCTGTCCAACCACTCGTCGGTGGCGAACGCCAGATTAGAGATGGCGAATGCACTGCACCACTCGGGGCTGCAATTCCTTCAATGGCAATTCTTAGGCAATAATTTGGATGAGAAATTTAG TTACGAATGTGCCTGGAGACTCGGTAAATGGAATCTACCCGTTAATGTTGCTAATTATAACGACTTTCAATCTCATCAGTTGCGACTGGAGTCGCTAGAGAACGCATTTCACGTGCATCATTATCACGCATTGAAGTGCTTTCACGAGAACGATCGGCGAAGCATAGATCGAGCGATCGAATGTGGCCGCATGAGTGTGATCAACGAGCTACGAGTGATCAGTCCGGAGAGCAGCAAGACTGTTAATCAAATATTGTCACAGCTACGGTTGTTGCGCGAGATCGAGCAGCTGAACTGGGCTGCTGACTTACCCGAGGAAAGGTATCCGCAGATTTTGCGACGTTGGAACGAGCACGAGATCAGTTCGACTGGTCAGTTTGATTATGTGGAACCGATTCTGTGGCAACGTATCACCATGTTTCGCATTCGTGAGTCCCTGCGGACAAACGTGAACGTGCAGAAGGCGTTTTTTGCCACTTGTCTGGGTCTGGCGAAAGTCGCGGAGACTCAGGGAAATTTCTCGGTGGCAACCCGAGCGCTGAGGACTCTTCAGATGCATCAAAATCTGCCTGTAAATCTGAAGAATCAATTGGTTTATCAAGAATCGCTCCTAGCGTGGATGAATAACGAGCAAGTGATAGCGCGTCGTCTATTACGTACTCTAATTGAAAAGAAGAACCCGAGACCAGATTTAAAAGCTAAGGCTCTACGAGTCTACGGTGATTGGATGGCAGAAACCAAGTCGGAGAATCCTCAAGCGGTGATACAAAAGTATTACCTAATATCCATTGAGATCAGCGAAGCTATCGATGAGCAAACGCCCGatgttgtcaaaaatttaCATGACACACAG GTTGCACTGGCACGTTTTGCCGACGCACAGTATCAACAGATTACCGCATACATGAATTCTCCAACATTCGAGGCACTGAAGGAATATGCTCATAGTAATACAAATAAAGTGGTCCAAGCGCAGATGATGAAGAACCAAGATCTTAGGAAGGCCGTAATAATCGATCAGAAGCAATCGACGAACGACGCGGCCGAGCTGAAGAATATCGAACAAGAGAGGCACAACTATCTCGCGCAGGCtctaaagtattatttaaaaacattgtgCAGCAGCGAGGAGCACAATCTGCTAATCTTTCGACTAGTGGCACTCTGGCTGGATAACATGTACGATGACAAAGTGAACGAGGAGCTGCTAGACGAGTTGGACACCGTGCCGTCGTTCAAGTTTGTGCCGCTGGTACCGCAGCTGGCCGCTCACATAAGTAACGATTTCAAACAGCAACGTAGCTTCTCCGCACGGATCTTCCGAATCCTCGAACGATGCGCCCTGGAACATCCATACCATACCCTACCTGTGGTGCTAGCACTGAAAAATTTGCACAGCGATAACGAATACGAATCAGGTCCTTCGACAGTCGCGAAAAAGGAAGAGCGTCGCGTGCTAGGTGCCAAGAAGCTTCTCAGTCGAATAACCGACTCCTCCGTGCGGACAATTGTTCACGAGATGGAAAATCTATCGCGCGCATTATTGAGTTTTGCCTATTGGCAACCAAAAGGCACGTGTCAATCCAATAAACGCTTCCCAATAGCGCGGGACCAGCCGATATCAAAG ATCAAGAACCTAAACAACGTTCTCCTACCGACTCTGAGTTTACTTGTGAGACCATCATGCAATTATGTCAACGTGATCGGCATACATTCATATAAGGATTCTTGCGAGTTTGTCGGCGGCGTAACTGCACCTAAAAAGATCATCTGCGTTGGCACCGACGGTGTGCAGCGCCGACAATTGGTCAAAGGCAAGGACGACCTGCGGCAAGACGCAGTGATGCAACAGGTGTTCACTGTGATAAACACACTGTTACGCACTTGTAAGGAGACGCAACGGCGGAATCTACGTATCAGAACGTACAAAGTAGTGCCGCTGACACAAAGGTCGGGTGTACTAGAGTGGTGCGACAATACGGTGCCCATCGCGGCGACTCTGGTATACACGAATTCGGACGCGCCCGGCCTACACAAAAAGTACTATCCACAGGATTTGACTGCAAAAGCGGCCAGAGAAAAGTTGATGAAGGTTGCACAAGAATCAAACGAG gTGAAATTGAGGATCTTTCTTGAGTGCTGCAAACGTATGAAGCCAGCGTTTCATCATTTCTTCGAGGAGAAGTATCGATCGCCCGAGACTTGGGTCGAGAGGACTCTTACATATACGCGCAGCGTCGCCACAACATCTATCGCGGGTTATATTCTGGGCCTCGGTGACAGACACTTGAGTAACATTCTTATTGACGAACACACTGCCGAAGTGGTGCACATCGATTTTGGCGTTGCTTTCGAGCAGGGCAAGGTCCTACCCTTACCCGAAACAATTCCTTTCAG GCTAACTAGAGACATCGAGGTTGCCATGGGTGTCTCCGGCATCGAGGGCACCATGAGGCGTAGTTGCGAGGTGACCATGACAATGCTGCGCGATCAGAGGCAGATTATCATCACCCTCCTTCAAGTTCTGCTATATGATCCACTCTTTACGTGGGCGATCACACCGGAAAAAGCTTGCAAGATGCAGAGCGATGTCGTAAAGCGATTCCTGGAAAACAGTGGACGag CGCCCGTGGAAACCAACACGATCGCCAAGAGAGCTCTTTTGAGGATTGAGCAAAAACTGCAGGGCACCGAGGATGGTCTGGTGTCCAGCGTTCCCGGACAAGTCGAGAGGCTCCTACAAGAAGCCCGAGATCCCGCAAATCTGTGTCGAGTTTACTGTGGTTGGCAACCATATTTGTGA